The following proteins are encoded in a genomic region of Bufo bufo chromosome 11, aBufBuf1.1, whole genome shotgun sequence:
- the LOC120981512 gene encoding olfactory receptor 12D2-like: MEELNETNVTEFILLGITDVLWLQVVLFVTFLIFYLCSFVGNLSIVTVVISDHVLHTPMYFLMANLSFLDFFYATTTVPKMLSGLIMEDKKISFQGCIAQLYMFHFMGCTEAMLLTSMSYDRYVAICNPLRYQILMSRAVCLQLAFTSWLIGSLYSLSHTIMTSRLPFCKMNKITHFICDIKPLLKLACADTHINESLVNIVTGSLGFITFVMIIISYTFIGIHLQNIRSEQGRSKAFSTCTSHLTVVLLFFGTAFCTYLSPVTKDSLEQDRITAVLFTVITPALNPIIYALRNKEVKKAFRRRYFIKWIKSLCD, translated from the coding sequence ATGGAAGAGTTGAATGAGACCAATGTAACAGAATTCATACTTCTAGGTATCACCGATGTGCTGTGGCTACAGGTTGTCCTCTTTGTGACATTTCTTATCTTCTACCTCTGCAGCTTCGTTGGCAATTTAAGCATTGTGACAGTGGTTATTTCTGACCATGTTCTTCACACTCcaatgtactttctaatggcaaacCTTTCATTCCTGGATTTCTTCTATGCCACCACAACAGTCCCCAAAATGTTGTCCGGTTTAATTATGGAAGACAAGAAAATATCTTTCCAAGGCTGTATAGCCCAGCTCTACATGTTTCATTTTATGGGATGCACTGAAGCCATGCTCCTTACATCAATGTCTTATGACAGGTATGTTGCCATTTGTAACCCATTGAGATACCAGATACTTATGTCAAGGGCAGTGTGTCTTCAACTAGCATTCACATCATGGCTCATTGGATCCTTATACTCATTGTCTCATACCATTATGACTTCCAGGCTTCCTTTTTGCAAAATGAACAAAATAACTCATTTCATCTGTGACATTAAACCTCTCTTAAAGTTGGCATGTGCTGACACACATATCAACGAGAGCTTGGTCAACATAGTTACAGGTTCTCTAGGTTTCATCACATTTGTAATGATTATCATCTCCTATACCTTTATTGGAATTCATCTCCAGAATATCCGCTCAGAGCAAGGTAGAAGTAAAGCCTTCTCCACATGCACTTCTCACCTTACTGTGGtccttttattttttggcactgcTTTTTGTACATATTTAAGTCCAGTTACTAAGGATTCCCTGGAGCAAGACAGGATAACTGCAGTCTTGTTCACGGTCATCACACCAGCGTTAAATCCCATCATCTATGCTCTGCGAAATAAGGAGGTGAAAAAGGCTTTTAGGAGAAGGTATTTTATAAAGTGGATTAAGAGTTTATGTGATTGA